One genomic region from Nocardia vinacea encodes:
- a CDS encoding CbtB domain-containing protein, whose product MAIAHSPSRATDSLGTLLIAVGVVLLALLTLYLVGFDQGVISRSGMYLHELMHDGRHLLGVPCH is encoded by the coding sequence ATGGCTATCGCGCATTCACCGAGTCGGGCAACTGATTCACTCGGCACACTGCTCATCGCAGTGGGCGTCGTTCTTCTCGCATTGCTCACGCTGTACCTGGTCGGCTTCGACCAGGGCGTCATCTCGCGCAGCGGGATGTACCTGCATGAGCTCATGCACGACGGACGTCACCTGCTCGGTGTGCCGTGCCATTGA
- the mhuD gene encoding mycobilin-forming heme oxygenase MhuD produces MAVVKINAIEVPEGAGPELEKRFAHRAHAVEGSPGFLGFQLLRPVAGENRYFVVTQWDSEESFAAWRDGPAREAHAGERQKPVSTGASLLEFEVVLDVAAKSAS; encoded by the coding sequence ATGGCTGTTGTGAAGATCAATGCGATCGAGGTTCCGGAGGGCGCGGGCCCCGAGTTGGAGAAGCGATTCGCCCATCGCGCGCACGCGGTCGAGGGCTCGCCGGGCTTCCTCGGCTTCCAGTTGCTGCGGCCGGTGGCCGGGGAGAACCGGTACTTCGTTGTCACCCAGTGGGATTCGGAGGAATCGTTCGCGGCGTGGCGGGACGGACCCGCACGCGAGGCGCACGCAGGCGAGCGGCAGAAGCCGGTTTCGACGGGTGCCTCACTGCTGGAATTCGAGGTCGTACTGGACGTTGCGGCCAAGTCCGCTTCCTGA
- a CDS encoding A/G-specific adenine glycosylase, translating into MGTNRVDAESLLDWYRETARDLPWRRKDVTAWQILMSEIMLQQTPVVRVEPIWREWVARWPVPSAMAASSQAEVLRAWGKLGYPRRALRLHECAKVLAEEHGDEVPTDVDVLLGLPGIGAYTARAVACFAYGQRVPVVDTNVRRVVARAVHGRAEAGNPSSRDLPETEALLPRRIDHAAMFSAALMELGATVCTARTPDCSRCPLPQCAWVSAGRPVSDVVRKTQKYEGTDRQARGRLLDVLRDATGPVERIRLDLAWTRDPGQRDRALDSLLVDGLIEQTPDGLFALAGEG; encoded by the coding sequence ATGGGTACCAACCGGGTGGATGCCGAATCGTTGCTGGACTGGTACCGGGAGACCGCGCGGGATCTGCCGTGGCGACGCAAGGACGTCACCGCCTGGCAGATCCTGATGAGCGAAATCATGCTCCAGCAGACGCCGGTGGTGCGGGTCGAGCCGATCTGGCGGGAGTGGGTCGCGCGCTGGCCGGTCCCGTCGGCCATGGCGGCCTCGTCGCAGGCCGAGGTGCTGCGCGCCTGGGGCAAGCTCGGATATCCGCGGCGGGCGCTGCGACTGCACGAATGCGCGAAGGTGCTCGCCGAGGAACACGGTGACGAGGTGCCGACCGATGTCGATGTGCTACTCGGTCTGCCGGGTATCGGCGCGTATACCGCACGGGCGGTGGCCTGTTTCGCCTACGGGCAGCGAGTTCCGGTGGTGGACACCAATGTTCGTCGGGTGGTGGCGCGTGCCGTGCACGGGCGCGCGGAGGCCGGTAATCCGTCGTCGCGTGATCTGCCCGAGACCGAAGCGCTGCTGCCGCGCCGAATCGACCATGCCGCAATGTTTTCCGCCGCGCTGATGGAACTCGGCGCGACGGTGTGCACGGCACGCACGCCCGACTGCTCGCGTTGCCCGCTGCCGCAATGCGCGTGGGTTTCGGCGGGCAGGCCGGTCTCCGATGTGGTGCGCAAGACGCAGAAGTACGAGGGCACCGATCGCCAGGCGCGCGGTCGGCTGCTCGACGTGTTGCGCGACGCGACCGGTCCGGTCGAGCGAATCCGGTTGGATCTGGCCTGGACTCGCGATCCCGGCCAGCGCGACCGAGCTCTGGACTCCCTGCTCGTCGACGGCCTCATCGAACAAACCCCTGACGGGTTGTTCGCGCTCGCCGGTGAGGGCTAG
- a CDS encoding alpha/beta hydrolase: MLYDEGGAGVPILLLHGLMGSARTWRDHLSWLREFGHVYTFDAAGHGRPAPVELTTEAFIDDLAAATAEISEPMVVIGHSMGGLHGWVFAARYPERVRALVVEDIAPDFRGRTAANWAAMIEAWPQPFPDADAVLDFFGPVAGRYFLDSFEHGPDGYRLHGSVATFRDISEEWGTRDFWAQWRAVEAPVLLLEGEFTITPEGQMRQMADVHPDAAYVRIPNAGHLVHDDQPERYRTEVEAFLRKVLNLPA, translated from the coding sequence GTGTTGTATGACGAAGGCGGCGCGGGGGTGCCGATCCTGCTGCTGCACGGACTGATGGGCAGTGCCCGCACTTGGCGCGATCACCTGTCCTGGCTGCGGGAGTTCGGCCACGTCTACACCTTCGACGCCGCCGGTCACGGTCGTCCCGCGCCCGTGGAACTGACCACCGAGGCCTTCATCGACGACCTCGCCGCGGCCACCGCCGAAATTTCCGAACCCATGGTGGTCATCGGACATTCGATGGGCGGGCTGCACGGCTGGGTTTTCGCGGCGCGGTATCCGGAGCGGGTGCGCGCGCTGGTGGTCGAGGATATCGCCCCCGACTTCCGCGGCCGCACCGCCGCGAACTGGGCGGCCATGATCGAGGCGTGGCCGCAGCCGTTTCCGGATGCGGACGCGGTGCTGGATTTCTTCGGCCCGGTCGCCGGTCGCTACTTTCTCGACTCCTTCGAGCACGGCCCCGACGGCTACCGCCTGCACGGTTCGGTCGCCACCTTCCGCGATATCTCCGAGGAGTGGGGCACCCGCGACTTCTGGGCGCAATGGCGCGCGGTCGAAGCGCCCGTGCTCTTGCTCGAAGGCGAATTCACCATCACCCCCGAGGGCCAGATGCGGCAGATGGCCGACGTCCACCCGGACGCCGCCTACGTCCGCATCCCGAACGCGGGCCACCTGGTGCACGACGACCAACCGGAGCGCTACCGCACCGAGGTCGAAGCATTCCTCCGGAAAGTCCTGAACCTTCCCGCATGA